A genome region from Blautia coccoides includes the following:
- a CDS encoding class I SAM-dependent methyltransferase has protein sequence MRAKSWDWYKNNWSLEIKKQSWAEDTNRQVDFIIKTLHLNGSERILDLACGYGRHALRFAEKGYSVTGIDLTEDYILDARINAEKRNLKNISFIHTDIRSIDFPGEYDVVLNLADGAVGYLETEEENLKIFDVISKALKPGGKHFMDICNAEFAELHFPMRGWDAGRNALSLSEFEWDPTKRTMLFGGTELPYGAPAKPPVIQEGDPIRLYSLTELQNILAQRGMKIEQAFSDFSGKPANSSHLQLMVYSTKYRY, from the coding sequence ATGAGAGCAAAATCATGGGATTGGTATAAAAATAACTGGTCACTGGAAATAAAAAAACAGTCCTGGGCAGAAGATACCAACCGCCAGGTAGATTTCATCATTAAAACTTTACACTTAAACGGCAGCGAAAGAATCCTGGACCTGGCATGCGGTTACGGACGCCATGCTCTGCGGTTTGCAGAAAAAGGATATTCAGTTACCGGAATTGACCTTACCGAAGATTATATCCTTGATGCCAGAATAAACGCTGAAAAAAGGAATCTGAAGAATATATCCTTTATACATACGGATATCCGCAGTATAGATTTCCCCGGTGAGTATGACGTGGTTCTGAACCTTGCAGACGGTGCGGTTGGATATTTGGAGACAGAGGAAGAGAATCTGAAAATATTTGATGTTATTTCCAAAGCTCTAAAGCCTGGCGGCAAACATTTTATGGATATCTGTAACGCGGAATTCGCAGAGCTTCATTTTCCTATGCGCGGGTGGGATGCCGGCAGAAATGCGCTTTCTCTGTCCGAATTTGAGTGGGATCCTACTAAACGGACTATGTTGTTCGGCGGAACCGAACTTCCCTACGGGGCGCCTGCAAAACCACCTGTCATTCAGGAAGGGGATCCCATAAGGCTTTATTCCTTAACAGAACTTCAAAATATCCTGGCACAGAGAGGAATGAAAATAGAACAGGCTTTCTCCGATTTCTCCGGAAAACCTGCCAACAGCAGCCATTTACAACTGATGGTCTATTCCACAAAATACAGGTATTAA
- a CDS encoding YczE/YyaS/YitT family protein — translation MERKSKRGIMAFIGIVMTAVSVAFFRYANFGVDPYSVLLTGIAQTFHTSFAVVANVMCAVLLVFAWKLKKSLVGLSTLMNLLLYGAMTDAVLSALRSICEAPSLGVRIICLVGAIFLMSFSGAMYYTADLGVSTYDAIALIMDDRKIGKFKYCRIAVDLTCLIAGTLAGGELGIATVIIALTTGPLIQYFRTNLTEPILEGRKIPAFLS, via the coding sequence ATGGAAAGAAAAAGTAAAAGAGGGATCATGGCATTTATTGGAATTGTTATGACAGCAGTCAGCGTGGCTTTTTTCCGCTACGCCAATTTTGGTGTTGACCCATACAGTGTACTGCTGACCGGAATAGCGCAGACTTTTCATACCAGTTTTGCTGTGGTGGCCAATGTTATGTGTGCCGTGCTTCTTGTGTTTGCATGGAAGCTGAAAAAAAGTCTGGTAGGTTTGTCTACACTTATGAATCTGCTTCTGTATGGCGCAATGACAGATGCGGTGTTATCAGCACTTAGAAGCATTTGTGAAGCGCCTTCGCTGGGTGTCAGGATCATATGTCTTGTAGGCGCAATCTTCCTGATGTCATTTTCAGGAGCCATGTACTACACTGCAGACCTGGGAGTATCTACTTATGACGCCATTGCCCTGATCATGGATGACAGAAAGATTGGAAAATTCAAATACTGCAGGATCGCTGTTGACCTCACCTGCCTGATCGCAGGAACCCTGGCGGGAGGAGAGCTTGGAATCGCAACAGTTATCATTGCCCTTACGACGGGACCGCTTATCCAGTATTTCCGCACCAATTTGACAGAACCAATCCTGGAAGGCCGCAAAATTCCCGCTTTTCTTTCTTGA
- a CDS encoding AraC family transcriptional regulator: MKSSVVSVDKNLKEQISHGNYAFPVDVRCIDFQAEGNAAPSYFVCHWHPESELMLVLSGAMRYQVNETIYDMKEGEGLFINSNCLHMGTIISGEASTLSVIFHPRFLYGYEDSLIREKYISPILDSAAFPAYSLSSENTDESHVIPGLLLRCLHLYEEKPLAWELHVKASLLSCWGALFAVFTEKGTKRKITARSRESTGKAKSILEFIQSHYTQKISLADIADAAALSTGECGRICKRILHQTPFEYLNAYRVEQSIPDLLKKDLSITEIALKHGFSGSSYYAETFKNVRGITPSAFRRSLINSDKD; this comes from the coding sequence ATGAAATCATCTGTTGTATCAGTGGATAAAAATTTAAAGGAACAAATATCACACGGAAATTATGCATTTCCCGTGGATGTGCGCTGTATAGATTTTCAAGCGGAGGGAAACGCCGCACCTTCTTACTTTGTCTGTCATTGGCATCCCGAATCAGAACTGATGCTTGTCCTCTCCGGCGCTATGCGGTATCAGGTCAATGAGACAATTTATGATATGAAGGAGGGGGAAGGTCTTTTTATCAATTCCAACTGTCTGCATATGGGTACGATAATCAGCGGAGAGGCCTCCACTTTATCCGTCATTTTTCATCCCCGTTTTTTGTATGGATACGAAGACAGTCTGATCCGTGAAAAGTATATCTCCCCGATCCTGGACTCAGCCGCCTTTCCCGCATACTCTTTGAGCTCTGAAAATACAGATGAAAGCCATGTCATACCCGGTCTTCTGCTTCGATGCCTGCATCTGTATGAAGAAAAACCCCTTGCCTGGGAACTGCACGTGAAAGCCAGTCTTCTCTCCTGCTGGGGTGCTCTGTTTGCCGTGTTCACAGAAAAAGGAACCAAACGAAAGATAACAGCACGGAGCAGGGAATCCACGGGAAAAGCCAAATCCATCCTGGAATTCATCCAGAGTCATTATACGCAGAAAATTTCTCTAGCAGATATCGCGGATGCCGCAGCACTGAGCACGGGGGAATGCGGACGTATCTGTAAGCGCATTCTGCATCAGACGCCTTTTGAGTATCTGAACGCCTATCGTGTGGAACAGAGCATTCCCGACCTGCTGAAAAAAGATCTCTCCATCACAGAAATCGCATTAAAGCACGGCTTCTCCGGTTCCAGTTACTATGCCGAGACCTTTAAAAATGTAAGAGGCATTACACCTTCCGCCTTCCGACGCAGTCTTATAAACAGCGATAAAGATTAA